Genomic DNA from Carnobacterium divergens DSM 20623:
AATTCTTTCGTGGTCATCAAAACGGTATTGCTTGCATCGGTTCCTTTGATACCATAAAAATTATTATTCAAGGTTGACAATTCACTTGTGCCCCAATCTGACTCTAATATTGCCTGGGAAATACTGATACTTGGCAATACTTGATATTGTTGGTAGAGAACTTGTGCATGACTAGCGATTTTTTGAATAAACTGTTCTTCTTGACTAATTTCAACTGTTGCTTCTTCTTTTGGTGAAACTTTAGAAAGAAGAGAAAGGGTGCCGAAAAAAATAAGCGACACAATAAATAAACTGGCTACAATATAACTAGGGAAAATCGTGCGTTTCTTTCCAAAAAATACAAATTTACTTTTCTTTTTTACCAACAAGCTTCTCTCCTTTCTATTTAATCTCATTAGAATGTGTTATTTTCCCGCTTCTTGAAGTTTGGTAATATACTCTTCTAACGATAAATCATGATCTATAATGTAGGCAGCATTTTCTTTTCCAACATATCTAAAATGCCATGACTCATAACTAATTTTAGTAAGATCTTCTTTGTGTTTAGGAAATCTTAAAATAAAGCCATAATCTTTCATTGTTTGAACAAGCCATTTTTGAGAGGCAGTTTGATCATATTCAGGAATTAATCCTTTACCTGTTGCCAACCATTCATCGTCAACAATATCAATCGCTAAAGCTGTTTGATGTTCACTTGATCCAGGAAAAGCGACATATTTTTTTGTTTCAGCAACAGCATCATCATAACTCATCCCTTGGCTTTGGTTGTCTGAAATGGATTGGTTGTATACTTGTTTTTGTAAATCATATGAACGATAGCTAGAAACTAATACCATATTAAAGCCAGCTTCTTTGGCTGCGTTCATCCAAGCATTGTAATCTGTTTCCATTCGTTCATCAATTTGTAGGCCATTTGGCAAAACCTTCAATGGTGTTTCAATGGCTTCCATTGGGTGGTCATTGTTGACTAAAATTAAATTCCAATTATTTGAAGATACGTTAGGTAAAGGATCTTCTTGTTTCTTTGTTTTTGTTGCTGTGTCTTTGGCTATTTCTTTTGAATGGGAAGTGTCCTTATTAGATTCCGCAGTTGTTCCAGAAAATTGACATCCACTTAGAATTGTTAAACTTAATAACACGATTGATACTTTTTTGTACATAACTTAAAACTCCAATTCTTTTATTCAAATTTTATGTGCCAGTCATTTATGTAAGTTGTTCATAAATAATCAGAGCAATAAACAGTCTGAGATATTTTTCGAATAATTATTTTAATAGAAGCGATTCTTAAAGTAGACTCATTTACTAAATGCAACTGTTTTTAAAATTAATAGATAACTTAAAATTTGTCAAAAAAACAAGACTATTTTTAAGATAAATCTATTGTTATCGTTATTTAAAAACTACTATCAAAAATAAAAATGGACAAAAATAAGCTTCTTGCTAATAAAATAATTTTTACTATTAAACATCTAGAGCTATCATACCATTAAAAAGTTAATTTTTTAATAAGCAATTTACTTCCTTTCATTATTTAAATAAAAAAAGGAATTTGCTTTTATTCACAAATTCCTTTTATAATCGTTATTCAATTATTTTAAACTCTTCTTCAATATTTTCATTAAACCATTCTAGTAGATCTTGTTTTTCTGTTTCAATCTGCTGTTGGATTACACCTGGTAAACGCAACTCAATTCGATCTTTATAGCTCCAAAAGTCATAATTCATTTCAATGCTTAGTGTTGTTACGGCTGGTTTTAATTGAGACGATTGATTTGTCTTTTGATCTGACTGTTTGAATTTAAGCGTTGCTACTCCAGTATCTACCCATTTTTTTGCAACATGAAATTTGATTGATTGAAATTCAGTGACTGGATTGGCTTCGACTTCTGGTAAAATTGTCGCATTTCGGCATACTTTTTGAACAAGCATCCATTCGTATTCCGTAAACAATCGAGCGATTTTCTGCATATTTTCACTTTTCAGTCCTTGCTCGCCTTTTTTCCAGCGATCCCAACTTTGAGGGGTGATTCCTAATTGATCTTTATAAAATGCCTTTTCACTTACATATTTTTCCTTAATAGCCATTAAAACAATTCTAACAAGTGCTTGATTCATCATTGGTTCCTCCTTAGAATAAAAAGTTAAATGATTGCTACAACTACCTTTATTTTACACTTAATAAGTGAATTTACAACTATTACGATATCTGAACATCAAAAAAAGTTCCTTATTAATATTTTAATAAGGAACTTTTAAACAGTTAACTTTCTTTTTTAGTCAGTTTACGGCGAATCGTTTTCACATCCAGTAAGTCTAATAAGAAAATAAAAATTGGAATTCCAACTATCAACCCCCAGACTCCAAAGAAACGCTCAGAAAACATTAAAATAATAAAGGTATAAAAAATAGGAAGCTCTGTTTTTGAAGACATTAATTTAGGATTTAAGACATAGGATTCAAGCATGTGCACGATACAAATCATTCCTAAAACATAGAGTACATCTTGGAAACCACCTACTGTATAGGCAATCAAACTTAAAGGAATACAAGAGATAAAGGCTCCAGCTACTGGAATTAGACTTAAAATAAAGACCATAATCGCCAGTGTTAATAATTGAGGAAAGCCTAAAATGTATAACCCTATCATCGTAATCACTGTATTCACAATCGCAATTAAGAATTGCGCTTCAATCACAACTCCAAAAGTATCAATAAATTTCCCACCTAAATAAGCGACATCCTTAGCAAACCAACCAATTTTACTTTTGAAAAATAACTTACTAAAACTCGCAACACGCTCTTCTTCTACTGAAAAGAAAAAGCTTAAAATGAAAGATAAAACGAACGTTAAACTCATTGAGCCAATGCTTGTAATATAACTAAAGATCAAAGCAATTCCCGATTTCACTTGATCTTTAATTTCAGCGCTATCTAAATTTCGACCGATCCAATCTAAAATCACACTATTATTATGT
This window encodes:
- a CDS encoding AI-2E family transporter; this translates as MTTWEKFRQNASLRRFVVFLVICLVLYLIKEVLSLILLTFIFTYLVMRLVKSIQKRVKISPKIIVVVTYLLIVSLFYFAVTHYVPKLIFQTGQMIESVYHFYEKPHNNSVILDWIGRNLDSAEIKDQVKSGIALIFSYITSIGSMSLTFVLSFILSFFFSVEEERVASFSKLFFKSKIGWFAKDVAYLGGKFIDTFGVVIEAQFLIAIVNTVITMIGLYILGFPQLLTLAIMVFILSLIPVAGAFISCIPLSLIAYTVGGFQDVLYVLGMICIVHMLESYVLNPKLMSSKTELPIFYTFIILMFSERFFGVWGLIVGIPIFIFLLDLLDVKTIRRKLTKKES
- a CDS encoding glycoside hydrolase family 73 protein, which encodes MVKKKSKFVFFGKKRTIFPSYIVASLFIVSLIFFGTLSLLSKVSPKEEATVEISQEEQFIQKIASHAQVLYQQYQVLPSISISQAILESDWGTSELSTLNNNFYGIKGTDASNTVLMTTKEFENGQWIEINARFRKYEDWKESMEDHAKLFVNGTTWNADQYATVRAAKNYQEAAHALQASGYATDPDYPAKLIELIQQYKLDQYDQKGP
- a CDS encoding M15 family metallopeptidase, with amino-acid sequence MYKKVSIVLLSLTILSGCQFSGTTAESNKDTSHSKEIAKDTATKTKKQEDPLPNVSSNNWNLILVNNDHPMEAIETPLKVLPNGLQIDERMETDYNAWMNAAKEAGFNMVLVSSYRSYDLQKQVYNQSISDNQSQGMSYDDAVAETKKYVAFPGSSEHQTALAIDIVDDEWLATGKGLIPEYDQTASQKWLVQTMKDYGFILRFPKHKEDLTKISYESWHFRYVGKENAAYIIDHDLSLEEYITKLQEAGK